One region of Roseimicrobium gellanilyticum genomic DNA includes:
- a CDS encoding beta strand repeat-containing protein, producing MIFGAPIPPTGSTITLSTGEQALSLSFLESYTLTGGNLSLGAASTISVDPTFTATISSILGGAGTSLAKNGAGTLVLNGANTFTGALTLNAGILRATNASALGTGTATLNLIGGELQLASDTTLGLGRNTTVSGNTQITSDRLTSGAGVTHTLGTLSIGTQTLTIAAGSNVASGTAGVTFGAVTLTGNATINTNLGALTTIGSVTNGSNSLTIGGAGDTTISGSTGPTTTGSAGTITKEGTGTLRITVDPNSTGQLTINGGLVELSHGGSVDFNTVINSGGTLRTTGSQIGDSFDVTVNTGGTYDFRAADTIGGLSGGGTVTKGSTGSATLTVNNSNESTTFSGVIQNGLGTVGLSKQGTGTLTLTGENTYTGATTLIRGVIVLDFSAAGAPASNILAAGSSIVFNSSVVTTGIVRMTGAAAGTSSQTVAATTVQSGTNTLELNSGAGNTLNVALGNITRTGGTLNILAPTSGTVTATNGDGLLGNWATYTAGGSTKLARVASSVVSGANADFVYQTGVDISNVAGYSATGIMQVDNTSTGQVLQGTGSTALHSIYYTDSASRTFEIASGETLQFASTGTFLSDAGAGQVTLGTTPGTGTITAGATGAAELMFHVVDAAGQVTVNSVIANNAGGGAVAVTKAGAGEVILTTANSYTGTTTVAAGTLEIRNAGALGTGSNGTTVLNGATLELSGGLTMSETLNLSGAGVNSGGALRSVSGNNTYTTTIAFTIGASIGADADTLTLDTTSGNAITAGNNSLTFTGAGTIVVNDTIVQGGASNPTITKSGTGTLILNASNTFTGTGTFSISGGVVRITHGGALGGTTAGTSVGANASLELSGGITTNESITMNNSTGIAGSGAIHNISGDNTITGNVTTDEGTSRIMADADTQLTISGEFRGDPTSGQNRTAIIGGEGDVVLSGVVRNGVGSPTAGVLTLIKDGTGTLTMSNANTYTGTTTVNNGTLLLSGSISASAITVSKIATFNQTSTGVLSGTTSLTTAGNTTLAGTNTTTGATAVTNGTLTLNYDAGADGTNTSKLANGAALTLGGGSVVLSGGSHTEVVGSTTLTAGTRTDITRNGGTSVLALNAVTAGSGSMINIAGNDTASTTNANVNGILGPWATVTIAGETDFAVNSGVSDGVTSGSFIRAYTGYTDITRLGPSSVVPNDATLNVRIINGGTSGNITLAAATTQINTLQMDASDGPAIIDPTTSATDVLMIGGDAGGAILQTAASGGLTIGASAGDGRLTTGGTANTTPAALHIINESIANALTINAIITNNGASNTDLVSIVKSGAGKLVLTGTNTYTGGTRIEEGILRAEAAAALGGGGTVTIAGGELQLAGNSNTNFTRAVSIAGDATFTADRLAAGGSVTHSLGGIDLNANNTVLTFQKGANVTSGIAGITFTGAFNTNGNAATIDVDADVVLTMSGSNSATGDASSIITKIGAGTWVISNGNNFWEGPTIALMQGTLDLRNANALGDNTPATQLITAADGTTLRLGIDTGSDFRTDLTLTGTGGTVTLIADRNTAGAGNTHTMDNLNLGSNTLLVQRGSNVTSGTETVVFDAASTVGAGAAINTTTADVSITAAISGAGGSLTKLGAGQLTLSGVNTYTGATTVSGGTLQVGVAGVGSLAAPSSLNVNGATSVLAGTGTVNGHTTVTQGVIRPGDTGGAGTGTLNLAGGLTVNPTAPSVVAELQISGPSTSDQIHITGGLTLNSNSNISVLPSSYVAALGDSFLLMDWSGLLTLNGWTAGVNYRDGSGDTGMNLDLPDISASGYIWDISNLTDGANGGFLRITVAAVPEPSRMLLLVGALAALVLRRRRR from the coding sequence GTGATCTTTGGCGCACCCATACCGCCCACCGGCTCCACCATCACACTCAGCACGGGAGAGCAGGCCCTCTCGCTCAGCTTTCTGGAAAGCTATACCCTCACAGGCGGCAATCTCAGCTTGGGAGCCGCGAGCACCATTTCAGTGGATCCGACGTTCACCGCCACCATCAGCTCGATACTGGGCGGCGCTGGTACCAGCCTCGCCAAGAATGGCGCCGGGACTCTCGTGCTCAACGGAGCCAATACCTTCACTGGCGCCCTGACGCTGAATGCAGGCATCCTGCGCGCCACCAATGCCTCGGCTTTGGGAACCGGAACTGCCACCCTCAATCTTATAGGGGGAGAACTGCAACTCGCCAGTGACACGACCCTGGGCTTGGGCCGCAATACCACGGTGTCAGGCAACACCCAGATCACCTCGGACCGCCTTACCAGCGGAGCAGGCGTGACGCACACGCTCGGCACCCTCTCCATCGGTACACAAACGCTCACCATCGCCGCAGGCAGCAATGTCGCGAGTGGCACGGCGGGCGTGACGTTTGGCGCCGTCACCCTCACTGGCAATGCCACCATCAATACCAACCTGGGCGCACTTACCACCATCGGGTCGGTCACCAATGGCAGCAACAGTCTCACGATTGGTGGCGCGGGAGATACCACCATCTCAGGTTCCACGGGACCCACCACTACCGGCAGTGCCGGCACCATTACCAAGGAGGGCACGGGCACCCTGCGCATCACGGTGGACCCCAATAGCACCGGGCAGCTCACCATCAATGGTGGTCTGGTCGAGCTCAGCCACGGCGGCTCCGTCGATTTCAATACCGTGATCAATAGCGGGGGCACCCTTCGTACCACCGGGTCCCAGATTGGCGACTCGTTCGACGTCACTGTAAACACAGGCGGCACCTACGACTTCCGTGCGGCTGATACCATTGGTGGCCTCTCTGGTGGCGGCACCGTCACCAAGGGCTCCACCGGCAGCGCTACCCTGACAGTGAATAACAGCAATGAATCCACCACCTTCTCCGGAGTCATTCAGAATGGACTCGGGACGGTCGGCCTGTCGAAGCAAGGCACGGGCACGCTGACCCTCACGGGAGAAAATACATACACGGGAGCGACCACGCTGATTCGTGGCGTCATCGTCCTGGACTTCTCCGCAGCAGGAGCCCCTGCATCAAACATCCTCGCCGCAGGCAGCAGTATTGTGTTCAATTCCAGCGTCGTCACCACGGGCATCGTCCGTATGACAGGCGCGGCCGCTGGGACCAGCAGCCAGACAGTTGCGGCAACAACGGTCCAATCAGGCACAAATACCCTCGAACTCAATTCCGGAGCGGGAAATACTCTCAACGTAGCCCTCGGGAACATCACCCGCACTGGCGGCACGTTGAACATACTGGCTCCCACTTCAGGAACGGTTACCGCCACCAATGGCGATGGATTGCTGGGCAACTGGGCCACCTACACTGCTGGCGGATCCACCAAACTGGCACGGGTGGCCAGTTCCGTGGTGAGCGGGGCCAACGCGGACTTCGTATACCAGACCGGTGTGGATATTTCCAATGTGGCTGGCTACAGCGCCACGGGCATCATGCAGGTGGACAACACCTCCACAGGTCAAGTGCTGCAGGGCACGGGCAGCACAGCGCTGCATTCCATCTATTACACAGACTCCGCTTCACGGACGTTTGAGATTGCCAGTGGCGAGACGCTGCAGTTTGCCAGCACGGGCACTTTCTTGAGTGATGCGGGCGCGGGCCAAGTTACTCTCGGTACTACTCCAGGCACAGGCACCATTACTGCCGGCGCCACAGGCGCGGCGGAGTTGATGTTCCACGTGGTGGATGCCGCAGGACAGGTCACGGTGAATTCGGTGATCGCCAACAATGCCGGCGGTGGAGCTGTGGCGGTGACCAAGGCTGGCGCCGGTGAAGTCATCCTGACCACGGCCAACAGCTACACCGGCACAACCACAGTGGCGGCAGGCACGCTCGAGATCCGGAACGCAGGCGCACTGGGTACCGGCAGCAATGGCACCACCGTGCTCAACGGCGCTACGCTCGAGCTCTCCGGCGGATTGACCATGTCAGAGACGCTCAACCTTTCCGGGGCTGGTGTGAACAGTGGCGGCGCACTGCGAAGCGTGAGCGGAAACAACACGTACACCACCACCATCGCGTTCACCATTGGAGCTTCCATTGGCGCGGACGCCGACACCCTCACCCTGGACACGACCAGTGGAAACGCCATCACCGCAGGGAACAACAGCCTCACCTTCACCGGAGCGGGCACCATCGTGGTGAATGACACCATCGTCCAGGGAGGCGCCTCCAATCCCACCATCACGAAAAGTGGGACGGGCACCCTGATACTCAACGCGTCCAATACCTTCACAGGCACCGGCACATTCTCGATCAGCGGTGGTGTGGTACGCATCACCCATGGTGGCGCCCTCGGCGGCACCACTGCCGGAACCAGCGTTGGTGCCAACGCATCCCTGGAACTCTCCGGTGGCATCACGACGAACGAGAGCATCACCATGAACAACTCCACCGGCATCGCCGGCTCAGGGGCCATTCACAACATTTCGGGAGACAACACCATCACCGGCAACGTCACCACGGACGAGGGAACAAGCCGTATCATGGCAGACGCAGACACGCAGCTGACCATCAGTGGTGAATTCCGTGGTGACCCCACTTCAGGCCAGAACCGCACAGCCATCATCGGCGGCGAAGGGGACGTGGTGTTGTCGGGCGTCGTGCGCAACGGCGTTGGCTCTCCCACCGCCGGGGTGCTCACTCTCATCAAGGATGGCACCGGCACCCTGACCATGAGCAACGCCAATACCTACACGGGCACCACCACCGTGAACAATGGCACCCTTTTGCTCTCGGGTTCCATCAGCGCTTCTGCCATCACGGTCAGCAAGATCGCCACCTTCAATCAGACGTCCACGGGGGTTCTTTCCGGCACTACAAGCCTGACCACTGCGGGAAACACCACGCTCGCCGGGACCAACACCACCACGGGCGCCACTGCAGTGACCAATGGCACACTCACCCTGAACTATGATGCCGGTGCCGACGGCACGAACACTTCCAAACTCGCCAACGGCGCTGCCCTCACCCTGGGTGGTGGTTCCGTGGTCCTGTCCGGTGGCTCTCATACCGAAGTGGTGGGCTCCACCACGCTCACTGCTGGAACGAGGACGGACATCACTCGGAACGGCGGCACCTCGGTGCTGGCTCTGAACGCCGTCACCGCCGGATCCGGTTCGATGATCAATATTGCTGGCAACGATACTGCCTCCACGACCAATGCGAACGTGAACGGCATTCTTGGCCCTTGGGCCACCGTCACCATTGCCGGTGAAACCGACTTCGCCGTGAACTCGGGCGTGAGTGATGGCGTGACCAGTGGCAGCTTCATTCGTGCCTACACCGGGTACACGGACATCACACGCCTGGGTCCCTCCAGCGTCGTGCCGAATGATGCCACGCTGAACGTCCGCATCATCAACGGGGGAACGTCCGGGAACATCACGCTTGCGGCTGCCACCACCCAGATCAACACCCTTCAGATGGATGCCAGCGATGGACCTGCCATCATCGATCCCACGACCAGTGCCACGGATGTCCTGATGATTGGTGGCGACGCGGGCGGCGCCATCCTGCAGACCGCCGCATCGGGCGGGCTCACCATCGGCGCCTCTGCTGGCGACGGACGTCTTACTACCGGTGGCACTGCGAATACCACTCCCGCTGCATTGCACATCATCAATGAGAGCATCGCGAATGCGCTCACGATCAATGCCATCATCACCAACAACGGAGCCAGCAATACCGACCTGGTGAGCATCGTGAAGAGCGGAGCCGGCAAGCTGGTCCTCACAGGCACCAACACCTATACCGGTGGCACGCGCATCGAGGAAGGCATTCTCCGCGCGGAAGCTGCCGCAGCCCTCGGCGGCGGTGGTACCGTGACGATCGCGGGCGGTGAACTGCAGCTCGCGGGGAACTCCAATACAAACTTCACACGCGCCGTTTCCATTGCAGGCGACGCCACCTTCACCGCCGACCGCCTTGCGGCGGGAGGCAGTGTCACTCACTCGCTCGGAGGCATCGACCTCAATGCCAACAACACCGTCCTCACCTTCCAGAAGGGGGCCAACGTTACCAGCGGCATTGCCGGCATCACCTTCACCGGAGCCTTCAACACCAATGGCAACGCCGCCACGATTGATGTGGACGCGGATGTCGTGCTGACCATGAGCGGCAGCAACAGCGCCACCGGCGATGCCTCCAGCATCATCACCAAAATCGGCGCAGGCACCTGGGTCATTTCCAACGGCAACAACTTCTGGGAAGGTCCCACGATTGCCCTCATGCAGGGCACGCTCGATCTTCGCAATGCGAACGCCCTCGGAGACAACACGCCGGCCACCCAGCTCATCACCGCGGCCGATGGCACCACTCTGCGCCTTGGCATCGATACCGGCAGCGACTTCCGCACGGACCTGACTCTTACCGGCACAGGTGGCACCGTCACCCTGATTGCAGACCGCAACACCGCTGGCGCCGGCAACACGCATACGATGGATAACCTGAACCTCGGGAGCAATACCCTGTTGGTACAGCGCGGCTCCAATGTGACCAGCGGCACGGAGACCGTGGTCTTCGACGCAGCCTCCACCGTGGGGGCAGGAGCTGCCATCAATACCACCACGGCTGATGTCAGCATCACCGCAGCCATCAGCGGTGCGGGTGGTTCGCTGACGAAGCTCGGCGCAGGTCAGCTGACGCTCTCCGGCGTGAATACCTACACCGGCGCCACGACCGTTTCAGGCGGCACCTTGCAGGTGGGCGTGGCTGGTGTGGGCTCCCTCGCCGCCCCCAGTTCACTCAACGTGAATGGCG
- a CDS encoding PQQ-binding-like beta-propeller repeat protein, translating to MKHLRLALFLCAFTCPATVHSEVASHWPQFRGPGGLGVGTGKPPVELSLEKNVKWKVEVPHGHSSPCIWGDRMVLTGLDAGKLTTFCLSKTDGRELWRAVAPTEKIEAAHRIGSPAAPTCCTDGERVFSYFGSYGVLAYDWNGQELWKKPLPLPVVEFGTSSSPIVVDGKVIIVADQDVGSYMIALDAKTGKEAWRVERGEFRRGFSTPFVWSHDGIQELVVAGSLWVRAYDLKDGKQRWSVSGMARVANASPIAADGMLLVSSWNVGGDEDDRVLMDPYDDFAAVHDANKDGLLTRDEFPTGKVRDRYSQIDADKDAHVTKAEYEAMRGMFAASVNQLFAIKPGGSGDCTHTHVVWQQNKHLPYVSSPVAANGRVFTMKSGGLASAYDAKSGSPLYQAERVDASGDYYASAVAADGRIYVISQRGMVVVLDATSDNLNVLSRTDLKAPVFASPAILDGVVYVRTDKHLYAFGE from the coding sequence ATGAAGCACCTCCGACTCGCGCTCTTCCTTTGCGCATTCACCTGTCCGGCCACAGTTCATTCAGAAGTTGCCTCCCACTGGCCGCAGTTTCGTGGGCCGGGTGGGCTTGGCGTTGGCACAGGGAAGCCTCCAGTGGAGTTGTCCTTGGAGAAGAACGTGAAGTGGAAGGTGGAGGTGCCGCATGGGCATTCCTCACCTTGCATCTGGGGTGACAGGATGGTGCTCACTGGCCTGGATGCTGGGAAGCTAACCACTTTCTGCCTGAGCAAGACGGATGGCCGTGAACTCTGGCGGGCCGTGGCTCCCACGGAAAAGATTGAGGCGGCGCATCGCATCGGCAGTCCGGCTGCACCAACCTGCTGTACGGATGGCGAGCGGGTGTTTTCTTACTTCGGTTCGTACGGTGTCCTGGCCTACGACTGGAATGGTCAGGAACTGTGGAAGAAACCACTGCCTCTGCCGGTGGTGGAGTTTGGCACCAGCAGCTCACCGATTGTGGTGGATGGCAAGGTGATCATTGTCGCGGACCAGGATGTCGGCAGCTACATGATTGCCCTGGATGCAAAGACTGGAAAGGAAGCGTGGCGCGTGGAGCGTGGCGAGTTTCGGCGCGGCTTCTCGACTCCCTTTGTGTGGAGTCACGATGGCATCCAGGAACTCGTGGTGGCTGGGTCGCTCTGGGTGCGTGCGTATGACTTGAAGGACGGCAAACAACGCTGGTCCGTGAGTGGCATGGCCCGTGTTGCGAATGCCAGCCCCATCGCCGCGGATGGCATGCTGTTGGTTTCAAGCTGGAACGTGGGCGGTGATGAAGATGATCGCGTGCTGATGGATCCGTACGACGACTTCGCCGCTGTCCATGATGCAAACAAGGATGGCCTGCTCACACGCGACGAATTCCCCACCGGCAAGGTGAGGGATCGCTATTCGCAGATTGATGCAGATAAGGATGCCCATGTGACGAAGGCCGAATATGAAGCCATGCGCGGCATGTTCGCCGCGTCGGTGAACCAGCTCTTCGCCATCAAGCCCGGTGGAAGTGGCGACTGCACCCATACACACGTGGTGTGGCAGCAGAACAAACACCTGCCGTATGTCTCTTCTCCCGTGGCCGCGAATGGTCGCGTCTTCACCATGAAGAGCGGCGGGCTCGCCTCTGCGTATGATGCGAAGAGCGGCAGCCCACTCTACCAGGCTGAGCGTGTCGATGCGTCTGGCGACTACTATGCCTCTGCAGTCGCGGCAGATGGGCGCATCTATGTCATCTCCCAACGCGGCATGGTCGTGGTGCTGGATGCCACGAGTGACAATCTCAACGTCCTCTCACGCACCGACCTGAAGGCTCCGGTGTTTGCCTCACCCGCGATTCTGGATGGGGTTGTCTACGTGCGTACGGACAAACATTTGTATGCGTTTGGGGAGTGA
- a CDS encoding GFA family protein, whose translation MSTKTTSISGGCACGAIRYEAAAEPIVMLHCHCQDCQKASGGPFSSMVVVPAEAFTFAQGTPRYHASPSEAGGKTNRGFCPDCGTPLVIKPDAAPQIIALRTASLDDQSWFNQQIDVWTSDAHAWDKMDPALPKFEKYPPMG comes from the coding sequence ATGAGCACCAAAACCACCTCTATCTCAGGCGGATGCGCCTGTGGCGCGATTCGTTACGAAGCGGCAGCGGAACCCATCGTGATGCTCCACTGCCATTGTCAGGATTGCCAGAAGGCCAGCGGAGGCCCGTTTTCGTCCATGGTGGTGGTGCCGGCGGAGGCGTTCACTTTTGCGCAAGGTACGCCGCGCTACCATGCCTCCCCCAGTGAGGCGGGTGGGAAGACAAATCGTGGCTTCTGCCCGGACTGCGGCACGCCTTTGGTCATCAAGCCGGATGCGGCTCCGCAGATCATCGCACTCAGGACGGCGAGCCTCGATGACCAAAGTTGGTTCAACCAGCAAATCGATGTGTGGACTTCCGATGCGCATGCCTGGGACAAGATGGATCCCGCGCTGCCGAAGTTTGAGAAGTATCCGCCGATGGGGTGA
- a CDS encoding VOC family protein, whose translation MSVQVYGCNHVAIEVDDVEKAVAFYQDVFNLEKLDEGEGDAFFKLGEHQFLAMFEVERLNPSRSAHFGIMVRDEAQIAEVRDKLTGKYGIKLIEGFRCDFRDPFGNRIQVVDLHDESLVWLLPYQEVQKVGIKF comes from the coding sequence ATGAGTGTCCAAGTCTACGGCTGCAATCACGTCGCCATCGAAGTCGATGATGTGGAGAAGGCCGTGGCCTTCTACCAGGATGTCTTCAATCTGGAGAAGCTCGACGAAGGTGAAGGCGACGCCTTCTTCAAGTTGGGTGAGCATCAGTTCCTCGCCATGTTTGAGGTGGAGCGTCTGAATCCATCACGCTCCGCTCACTTCGGCATCATGGTGCGCGATGAGGCGCAAATCGCGGAGGTGCGGGACAAGCTCACGGGCAAGTATGGCATCAAGCTGATTGAAGGATTCCGCTGCGACTTCCGCGATCCTTTTGGCAATCGCATCCAGGTAGTGGACCTGCATGACGAGTCGCTCGTGTGGCTGCTGCCTTATCAAGAGGTGCAGAAGGTGGGGATCAAGTTCTAG
- a CDS encoding ADP-ribosylglycohydrolase family protein, with translation MTSSPDSIADRAAGCIVGAFIGDALGLGPHWYYDLNEQRKDYGPWIDGYTKPKQGRYHSGMEAGELSQTGIIMKLLLTSVAECGTYDETDFTRRLDEELLPKLTGKPQGGPGGYTNHSFRQVWTARVRDQKPWREAAGNADTSEAAERLSILAARFATEPYLAAKYANDCCLLSQNDSLVAQQSVGFACVLAALVRGEPFDENISDRLLDLVAAGELPFQADRAIAKPNQQKPTFGFASPDALLIPSWVAEAARDKDIRIEPAWKASIVYGMSCAIHSQLPSAYYLAARFPDDFESAVLHAINGGGQNMSRACLTGALVGAQVGLSKIPQRFIDGLRDGKEIVAMAEKVAAQGK, from the coding sequence ATGACATCCTCCCCTGACTCCATCGCCGACCGCGCTGCCGGTTGCATCGTAGGTGCGTTCATTGGCGATGCCCTTGGACTCGGACCGCACTGGTACTATGACCTGAATGAGCAACGGAAGGACTACGGCCCATGGATTGATGGCTACACCAAGCCCAAGCAGGGACGTTACCACTCCGGCATGGAGGCGGGCGAGCTCTCGCAGACGGGCATCATCATGAAACTGCTGCTCACCTCCGTGGCAGAGTGTGGCACGTATGATGAGACGGACTTCACGCGTCGCCTCGATGAAGAACTCCTGCCCAAGCTCACGGGCAAACCTCAGGGAGGCCCCGGTGGCTACACGAATCACTCCTTCCGCCAGGTGTGGACTGCTCGGGTACGCGACCAGAAACCCTGGCGCGAAGCTGCGGGAAATGCGGACACTTCGGAAGCAGCCGAGCGCCTCAGCATCCTCGCCGCGCGCTTCGCGACTGAACCGTATCTTGCAGCCAAGTATGCCAATGATTGCTGCCTGCTCAGCCAGAATGATTCCCTCGTCGCGCAGCAATCGGTCGGTTTCGCGTGCGTGCTCGCAGCACTGGTGCGTGGCGAACCCTTCGACGAGAATATCTCCGACAGGTTGCTAGACCTCGTGGCCGCAGGCGAACTCCCCTTCCAGGCGGATCGCGCCATTGCTAAACCCAATCAGCAAAAGCCCACGTTCGGTTTCGCCTCACCCGACGCTCTGCTGATTCCCTCATGGGTCGCAGAAGCGGCGCGCGACAAGGACATCCGCATCGAGCCCGCATGGAAGGCCTCCATCGTCTACGGCATGTCCTGCGCCATCCACTCACAACTGCCTTCCGCTTATTATCTCGCAGCACGTTTTCCCGATGACTTCGAAAGCGCCGTGCTGCATGCCATCAATGGCGGCGGTCAGAACATGTCCCGCGCGTGTCTCACCGGTGCCCTCGTAGGCGCACAAGTCGGACTCAGCAAGATTCCGCAGCGCTTCATTGATGGACTCCGCGACGGCAAAGAGATCGTGGCCATGGCGGAGAAGGTGGCGGCGCAGGGGAAGTGA
- a CDS encoding DUF6496 domain-containing protein — protein sequence MPKQSTIKRARRDKKEGKAPSTQAGEFVREVIDDIRDGKHGARSTKQAIAIGLSMARRAGVKLPPPEKGTASEKARKQAKRELKRAEHGPVKASPKRARASRKALEKEGHAAASSTALSRQTKNAAKKRTAKERSAAAKKAARTRAQK from the coding sequence ATGCCCAAGCAAAGCACCATCAAGCGAGCCCGCCGTGACAAGAAGGAGGGCAAGGCTCCTTCCACGCAAGCGGGAGAATTTGTGCGTGAAGTCATCGATGACATCCGCGATGGCAAACACGGCGCCCGCTCCACAAAGCAGGCCATTGCCATCGGTCTTTCCATGGCGCGTCGTGCCGGCGTGAAACTACCACCACCTGAAAAGGGCACGGCTTCTGAGAAGGCAAGGAAGCAGGCGAAACGGGAACTCAAACGCGCCGAGCATGGGCCGGTGAAGGCATCACCGAAGCGGGCGAGGGCGAGTCGAAAGGCGCTGGAGAAGGAAGGGCATGCGGCTGCGAGTTCTACAGCATTGTCTCGTCAGACGAAGAACGCGGCGAAGAAGCGCACGGCGAAGGAACGGTCTGCGGCCGCGAAGAAGGCGGCGAGGACGCGGGCGCAGAAGTGA
- the panB gene encoding 3-methyl-2-oxobutanoate hydroxymethyltransferase — protein sequence MYVDPVHALTQQLRDRKASGEKLAVLTAYDYPTARLFDEAGIDLILVGDSLGMVVLGLPDTTGVTMNMMLHHAAAVRRGVKKAPVIVDLPANTYGNPDHALHNAERLVAAGADAVKLEGGVDMIDSVRAITKEGIAYVGHIGMLPQSVLKEGGYKKKGRTEDGASQLLEDAVALEEAGAAAIVLESIVPDVAARISSSIKIPTIGIGAGSACDAQVLVSHDLLGLFPWFVPPFAVQEANLAMEITRAARKFVERVKGE from the coding sequence ATGTACGTAGACCCTGTGCACGCCCTCACCCAGCAACTCCGCGACCGCAAAGCCTCCGGCGAGAAGCTCGCCGTGCTCACTGCCTACGACTACCCCACGGCCCGCCTCTTTGATGAAGCCGGGATTGATCTCATCCTCGTAGGCGATTCCCTCGGCATGGTGGTGCTGGGCCTGCCGGACACCACGGGCGTGACCATGAACATGATGCTCCACCATGCCGCCGCCGTGCGGCGTGGGGTGAAGAAGGCACCTGTCATCGTGGACTTGCCCGCGAACACCTATGGCAACCCGGACCATGCTCTCCACAATGCGGAACGTCTCGTCGCCGCCGGAGCGGATGCGGTGAAACTCGAAGGCGGTGTGGACATGATTGATTCCGTGCGTGCCATCACCAAGGAAGGCATCGCGTATGTGGGGCACATCGGCATGCTGCCGCAGAGTGTGCTGAAGGAAGGCGGCTACAAAAAGAAAGGCCGCACCGAAGATGGCGCGAGCCAGCTCCTCGAGGATGCGGTCGCATTGGAGGAAGCCGGAGCCGCTGCGATTGTGCTGGAGAGCATCGTGCCCGACGTGGCAGCGCGCATCAGTTCCAGCATCAAGATTCCTACCATTGGCATCGGTGCAGGAAGTGCGTGTGATGCGCAGGTCCTTGTCTCTCACGATCTGCTGGGTCTCTTCCCATGGTTCGTCCCGCCATTCGCGGTGCAGGAGGCGAACCTCGCCATGGAGATCACGCGAGCGGCGCGGAAGTTTGTGGAGAGGGTGAAGGGCGAGTAA
- the folK gene encoding 2-amino-4-hydroxy-6-hydroxymethyldihydropteridine diphosphokinase, translated as MIYGIALGSNLGDRLHHLQEAVRHLLMVHPTLILRAAAPVYETDPVDCPEGSQSFLNTVVEVECTLEPLELLREMRAIEVKLGRPAEHGHHAPRTVDLDMLYAGNTVLEHPALILPHPRMTQRRFVLQPLADIRPALVLPGDERSTAEHLETLQSNEPPLRILQRDWLP; from the coding sequence ATGATCTACGGCATCGCCCTCGGCTCGAATCTCGGTGACCGCCTGCATCACCTGCAGGAGGCCGTGCGCCATCTTCTGATGGTGCATCCCACCCTGATACTCCGCGCCGCTGCTCCGGTGTATGAGACCGACCCCGTGGATTGTCCCGAGGGCTCGCAGTCGTTCTTGAATACCGTCGTGGAAGTGGAGTGCACCCTGGAGCCCCTGGAACTCCTCCGCGAGATGCGCGCCATCGAAGTGAAGCTTGGCCGACCCGCCGAGCATGGCCACCACGCTCCCCGCACCGTGGATTTGGATATGCTCTACGCGGGTAATACCGTGCTGGAGCACCCGGCTCTCATCCTGCCGCACCCACGCATGACGCAGCGGAGATTCGTGCTGCAGCCTCTGGCGGATATCCGGCCGGCATTGGTGTTGCCGGGGGATGAGCGGAGCACTGCGGAGCATCTGGAGACTCTGCAGAGTAATGAGCCTCCCTTGCGCATCCTACAGCGCGACTGGCTCCCGTAG